A stretch of Cupriavidus necator DNA encodes these proteins:
- the pilV gene encoding type IV pilus modification protein PilV: MLEALVAIVVLAVGVLGVASLLLNSSRFTQQASYDTTAMQLATEMAERMRANPAVSQTGAAAEAIIPNRYFIDTATGQPPALTAANSPYAIACPGTAAGCAQQLADFDVAEFWERVSTGLPGGRAVICRDMVAYDQATGFSWGCTPSATGRADDAPIVIKIGWISRLAARTVAARVDMSDMGTRPQVVIVATQGTVN; encoded by the coding sequence ATGCTCGAAGCATTGGTGGCAATTGTCGTTCTGGCGGTTGGCGTGCTCGGCGTCGCCAGCCTGCTGCTGAATTCATCCCGCTTCACGCAACAAGCTTCCTACGACACCACTGCCATGCAGCTGGCCACCGAGATGGCCGAGCGCATGCGTGCCAATCCGGCCGTCTCGCAAACCGGCGCGGCGGCGGAAGCCATCATCCCGAACCGCTACTTCATCGACACTGCCACCGGGCAGCCGCCCGCGCTCACGGCAGCAAACAGCCCGTACGCGATCGCCTGCCCGGGCACGGCGGCCGGGTGCGCGCAGCAACTGGCGGATTTCGATGTCGCCGAGTTCTGGGAGCGTGTCAGCACAGGCCTGCCTGGCGGACGCGCCGTGATTTGCCGGGACATGGTCGCCTACGACCAGGCCACCGGCTTCTCATGGGGATGCACGCCATCGGCCACTGGCCGCGCGGACGACGCACCGATTGTCATCAAGATCGGCTGGATCTCCCGGCTTGCCGCCAGAACCGTCGCGGCACGGGTCGACATGTCCGACATGGGCACGCGCCCCCAGGTGGTCATCGTGGCCACGCAGGGCACGGTTAACTGA
- the nrdR gene encoding transcriptional regulator NrdR, with protein sequence MKCPFCGHSNTQVLDTRMSEDGDAVRRRRRCEACDRRFTTYERIELFFPAIVKKNGSRVDYTRAKLKDSMRLALRKRPVSAEAIDEAITRIEEKLLALGEKEIPSSQVGELVMRELRKLDKIAYIRFASVYRSFEDVSEFRDVLDEFAASTPRKG encoded by the coding sequence ATGAAATGCCCCTTTTGCGGTCATTCCAATACCCAGGTACTCGACACGCGCATGTCGGAAGACGGCGATGCCGTGCGCCGGCGCCGCCGCTGCGAAGCCTGCGACCGCCGCTTCACCACCTATGAGCGGATCGAGCTGTTCTTCCCCGCCATCGTCAAGAAAAACGGCTCGCGCGTGGACTACACGCGCGCCAAGCTGAAGGATTCCATGCGCCTGGCGCTGCGCAAGCGCCCGGTCTCGGCCGAAGCCATCGACGAAGCCATCACCCGCATCGAAGAAAAACTGCTGGCACTGGGAGAGAAAGAAATCCCCAGCAGCCAGGTCGGCGAACTGGTGATGCGCGAATTGCGCAAGCTCGACAAGATCGCGTATATCCGCTTTGCTTCGGTGTACCGGAGCTTTGAGGACGTGTCGGAATTCCGCGACGTGCTGGATGAGTTTGCGGCGTCCACCCCCCGGAAGGGGTAG